CAGCGCCGCGCCCTGCTCGGCGAGGCGGAAGACGGCCCGGCGCAGGCTGGCGAGCGGGGCATCCATGATGGAAAAACATGGGGATGCGTGGCGGCCCCAGCAGGCGGCGCCCCCCTCCTGGCCGCCGGGCAGCCGGGCGCTCTTGAGGCGGCGGTGGCCCCGACAGTGGGGGTTCGTAGGAGTTTGAGTAATGCCAGCTCGCAGGCATGCTCAGGTTGTCTGCTTCCAGGTGCATGCCGAACGTTCCGGCATGGGCAGCCCGTTCGACATCCTCATCGACCAGCATCGGGAACTGGAAGAGCGTCTCGAGCGTCTGGCATCGGGTGGGGAACCCGATGAGCTGAGGGGATTGACGGCGGAGCTGCTGGCATTGCTGAGGCTTCACTCACGACTGGAGGAGCGTTGCCTCTACCCGGTGATGGCAGGGGTGGAGGGCCGCGAGTCTTGTCGTGAGCAGACGGAAGACCATCTCACGATGCGTGAGCTGATGGCTGAGCTGGAAGAGCTGCCCTCGGGCCATTCCGAGTGGCAGGCGCGTCTGTTGACACTGGAAGACCTGGCGGTGGCTCATTTCCAAGAAGAGGAGAATGCACGACTGCCCCAGCTCATGACTGCCCTGGATTCCCTGTCGTTGGACGACCTGCGGCGTGATTTATCGGCCACTTGGGACGAGCTGCTGTCACGCCCCCAGGTGTCCCAGGTGGCGGGGGAGGCCCCCCTGCTGGAGTCCCTGCACTGGGACGGCTAGGCCACGGCTGCCGCCGGGAAACAGGTGAGACCTGCGACAACGGGGCGAATGGTCCGTTGCTCAGTCACAACTTTTATCTCTTCCTTTAGACAAAACCATTTTTGGAAGGTAAGGGTATGGGCAGCATCACAAGCATCGAGCATCAGCCCCCCCTAGTACTGCATTACTCTTGTCGTTCCCCAGGTGAGGATTCAACGAATGTCCGTGGATAAAGCGTTTCGCGACATGATCCGCAATGAAATCGAGGTCCAGCTCAAGCCGCTGCGTGACGTGGTCGCGCGGCTGGAGGAGGGCACGGCGGACTTGGACGCGCTCCGCAACGTGGCCGAGCGCCTGGCCCCGCTGGCCGAGGTCGTCGGGCCCCTGTTCGGCGCCCAGATTCCCGCGGCCGCCAAGGCCGGCCGTCGCGGCCCGGGTCGCCCTCCCGCGGCGCGCAGCTCCGTGACGGCGGCCCCCGCGGCCGTGGGTGGCAAGCGTCGTGGCCGCAAGCCGGCGGCGGCGGGTGCTGACGGCTCGCGCGCGTGCGCCATCATCGGCTGCGGCAAGCCCAGCCGCACCAAGGGCTACTGCGCGGCCCACTACCAGAAGCTCCGCATGCTGGAGAAGACCAACCGCCGCCCGAGCGACTGGAAGGACTACGCCGACCCGGACAGCGTGGACGACATCAAGCTGCCGCGTGGACGCGCCGCGTCCAAGGCGTTGGCGGCTGCCGCTCAGGCTGGGCACGCAGGCTAGCCAGCGGCACGCTGCCCCGGCCCGGGCAGAGAGTGACCGCGCCCCCGTCGTTCCGCTCTGTTGCTGGGAGAGGAATCGGGGTCCGCCCATGCGGGAGAGACTTGCCCGTGGGGGCTTGCACGAGCATGAATGCCCGGGCCCATGAACAAACGCGATTTGGAGCCTGGAATCATCACCGACCTGGCCGGAAGGACCACGTACGGTGATTATCTGCAGCTCGACCGGCTCTTGTCGGCGCAGGTGACGCGCTCGCAGCCGCCTCACCACGACGAGCTGTTGTTCATCATCCAGCATCAGACGAGCGAGCTGTGGATGAAGCTGCTCATCCACGAGCTGGGCGCCTGCATCCGTTACGTGCAGGCGGACCGGCTGGAGCCGTCGTTCAAGATTTTCGCGCGCGTGGCGCACATCCAACGGATGCTCTTCGAACAGTGGAGCGTGTTGGAGACGCTCACGCCGAACGAGTACCTGGAGTTCCGCGACACGCTGGGCAGCTCCTCTGGCTTCCAGAGCTTCCAGTACCGTGCGGTGGAGTTCCTGCTGGGCAACAAGGACGCGCAGGCGTTGATGCCCTTCCGCCACGTCCCCGCCATCCACGGCGAGTTGGAGCGGCTGTTCGAATCCCCCAGCCTGTATGACGAGTTCCTGCGCCACCTGTCGCGCATGGGACATCCGGTGCCGCAGAGCCACGTGCAGCGTGACTGGCGCAAGCCCTACGAGAAGAGCCCGGAGGTGGTGGAGGTGTTCCGGCGCATCTACCAGGACGCCGAGGCGCACTGGGATGCGTATGAGATGTGCGAGAAGCTGGTGGACACCGAGGAGCGTTTCCAGCTCTGGCGCTACCGCCACATGATGACGGTGATGCGCATCATCGGCTTCAAGCAGGGCACGGGCGGCTCCTCGGGCGTGGGCTTCCTGCGCAAGGCGTTGGACCTGCGCTTCTTCCCGGAGCTGTGGGACGTGCGCACGGAGCTGACGCCGCCGCCTCCGCGCCACCGGCCCTGAACGTTCGCTCGGCTGAAGACAGTCCAGCGCCTCCCGGGGCCGTCCATTCCGGTACGGCGCCGCGGAGGGAATGACGACTGTCTGGCATGCCAGGGTGGCCGGCCACGGATTGTCATGGGCGCGGGTTAGGCTTCACGCACCATGGACGCTGCCGAACCGCTGCTCTTCGACAAGGCGTACGTCCTCTGCTACCGCACCTTCGACATCGCGGAGGAGCTGGACCTGGAGCGCGCGCGCCGGGTGCTCACGGAGGACTCGCGCCGGCTCAAGCTGTCACGGGAGAACAGTCAGTACATCCAGCTGCCCAACCCACCGCTGGCCTATGAGCTGGGCCGCCGGCCCCTGGCACTGCGGGACGGTCCCGTCACGGTGGATGTCACCGCGCGCCTGTTCGACCATGGCGCCGTGTCCATCATCCTCCAGGTGCCGGTCGTTCCGGGCACCTCGTTGAAAGCGCTCACGCGCATGGCGGACGAGCTCTATGACAGCCAGGCGCTGGAGGACCTGGCGTTGGAGTTGGTGGAAGGTGTGCGCCGCACCATCGCCCCCGCCGCGCAGGCGCCGCACCTGTGGGAGCAGAACGAGAGCTACACCGTCATCTTCGCCGAGCACATCCGTGGCAATCCCACCGCGGATGAGCTGGTGACGCGCGCGGACCTGGCCCGGCTGCTCCTGGGCGAAAGCGGCACGGTGCCGCTGTCTCCGCGTGAGAGCGAATCCGTGCTCCAGTCGCGCTTCAGCTACACCATCCAAGACCTGGTCGTCATCGACTGGAACAGTGCCTTCGTCTACGAGCCGTCCGGCTCGCGAGACATCCCCGACCTGCTGGAAATCGCCAACGCGCAGTTGTTGGAGTTCCGCTACTACGACGAGCGGTTGGACGCGCACATCACCCGCATCCACGAGAAGGTGCAGGCCGCGCGGCATGGGTGGGCCACGTTGTTCCGCAGCCCCTACCGCAGCCTGGCCCGGCAGACGCTCTCCACGCTGGTGGACCTCAACGAGTTCATCGAGCGCGTGGAGAACAGCCTCAAAATCATCGGCGACTTCTACCTGGCCAAGGTCTACGAGAGCGCCGTGCGCCGCATGCGCATCCCGGCGTGGCAGGCCGCCGTCACCCGCAAGCAGCAGTTGCTGGCCCAGACGTATGGCCTGCTCAAGGGCGACGTGGACATCGACCGCTCCCACACGTTGGAGGCCGTCATCGTCCTGCTCATCGTGCTGGAAATCTTCTTCGCCTTCTTCCGCGTCTTCGAGCACTGAGGCACCCGAGGGGAATCCCGTACTTCAGGGCAACGCGCTGTGCGGTATCCACGCTTCGTCTGGCATGGGAGAATGAGGTTTCGAGGCAGGGAGCCATGCGTCCGTGCCGGGGGGAGTGGGGCATGAATGTGCCCGGAAAAAACGTGGGAGCCGCGGTGGACCGCATGTCGCGGGCCCTGGAGCGGCTGTCCGCAGCACCGCCGGTGGTGGCGGTGCTGGAGGAATTGCTTTGCCAGGCGTCCGCCACGCTGGGGGCTTCAGGTGCCTTCCTGTGCTGGTGGGGCGGGACGGGCGACTTGAGCACGCTCACCACGCACGGCGTGGACGCGGAGGCGGCCACCCTCTGCGCGCAGCGGCTGCTGGCCCAGGCGCCGGGGCCGGGTGAGCCGCGCCTGCCCCGGGTGGTGGAGGACGTGTCGCGAGACGCGCTGCTGGCCTCCGAGCCGGATGCCCTGCTGCGCCTGGGGGCCACGGCCTTGCTGTCCCAGCCGCTCTTCTTCGCCTCCGGCCTGGGCGCCGCCGGTGTGCTGGGCGTGCTCTTCCGCGAGGCGTGGCGGCCACGGGAGGAGGACCTGCGGCGCTTCGGCCTCTCGGTGAAGCTGGCGGCGCTGGCGCTGGAGCGCGAGCGCATGGCGGAGACGCTGCGCCAGTCCGTGCTGTCCGCGCGAGCGGAGGTGGAGGAGTCGGAGGTGCTGCGGCTGCGCCGCTTCCAGGCGGTGACGGAGGCCTTGGGTGGCGCGCTGTCCTCGGACGAGGTGGCGCGCGTGGTGCTGGAGCAGGGGCTCCCCGCGGTGGGCGCGGGCGTGGGCCTGGTGCACCTGGTGGAGCCGGACGGGACGCTGGCGTTGAAGGCCGGGCTGGGGGTGTCCCACGCGCAGCGGGAGGCGCTCCGGGTGCCGCCCTGGCGAAGCGGTGGTGTGCCGGGGCACGGCGCGGGGGCACCCGTGCGGCTGGAGACGCCCGCCGCTGCGCGAGACGGGGTGTCCGTGCAGGGGGCGCCGGTGTGGCTGGAGACGCCCGCCGAGGTGCGGGACGTGGTGCCCACGTTGGGGGCACTGCGCGCGCTGGTGCTGCTGCCCTTGCAGGTGGAAGGGCATGCCTTTGGCACGTTGTGCCTCGGCTTCTCGGAGGCGCGGCGCTTCTCGGTGCTGGAGCGGGCGTCCATCACCGGCCTGGGGCACGCGTGTGGCCAGGCGCTGGAGCGCGCGCGGCTGTACGCGCGGGAGCGCACCGCGCGGCTTCAGGCGGAGGCGGCGGGACAGCGCTTGCGGCTCCTGGCGGACGCGAGCGCGCTCGTGTCGGCGTCGCTGGACTGGGAGGAGACGGTGGCGGGCGTGGCGCGGCTGGCGCTGGGGCACTTCGCGGATGGCTGCGCGGTGGATTCGTACGAGGACGGCGTGGTGCGGCGGCTGGCCGTGCTCTATGAGAATCCGCAATCGGCGCCGCGCGGGTTGGAGCTCCTGCGCTTCGCTCCGCAGGAAGGCAGCCCCACGTTGCTGGCGGAGGTGCTCGCCTCGGGGCGTCCGTGGATGATGGCGCGCCCCACCGCGGAGCCCGGGGACACCCGTACGGCGGCGGCGCGGCTGTACGCGGCCGCGCGCGAGCTGGGCGTGGGCTCGCTCATCCTGACGCCGCTGGTGGCGCGGCAGCGCACGCTGGGGGTGCTCACCTTCATGCGGAGCGAGACATCCGCGCCCTTCGACATCCCGGACCTGTCCCTGGCCGAGGAGCTGGCGGGGCGCGCGGCGCTGGCCATCGACAACGCGGACCTGTTCCGCAAGGCGCGCGCGGCGGAGGAGGAGAGCCGGCGCGGGGCGGCGCGGCTCCACGTCCTGGTGCAGGTCAGCCACCTCATCGCGGAGGCGGGGTTGGACCTGTCCATGGTGCTGGAGGTGCTGGTGCGCAAGGTGTCGGAGGCGCTCGGTGACGCGTGCGTGCTCCAACTGCTCTCCGAGGACACGACGCGCTTGGAGCTGGTGACGGTGCACCATCCCAACGCGGAGGCCCGCGCGGTGCTGGACGCATCCATGCGGCGCTGCCCGGGGCGGGTGGGAGAAGGGCTGTCGGGCCGGGTGGCGGCGACGGGGAAGCCGCTCTTCGTCCCGCGCCTTCAGGCCGAAGACCTGCGCGATGAGCGCGTGCCGGAGGGCATGCCCTTCCTCCAGCACTACGGGCCCCACAGCGTCATCGTCGTCCCGC
This genomic window from Myxococcus virescens contains:
- a CDS encoding hemerythrin domain-containing protein, which gives rise to MPARRHAQVVCFQVHAERSGMGSPFDILIDQHRELEERLERLASGGEPDELRGLTAELLALLRLHSRLEERCLYPVMAGVEGRESCREQTEDHLTMRELMAELEELPSGHSEWQARLLTLEDLAVAHFQEEENARLPQLMTALDSLSLDDLRRDLSATWDELLSRPQVSQVAGEAPLLESLHWDG
- a CDS encoding tryptophan 2,3-dioxygenase codes for the protein MPGPMNKRDLEPGIITDLAGRTTYGDYLQLDRLLSAQVTRSQPPHHDELLFIIQHQTSELWMKLLIHELGACIRYVQADRLEPSFKIFARVAHIQRMLFEQWSVLETLTPNEYLEFRDTLGSSSGFQSFQYRAVEFLLGNKDAQALMPFRHVPAIHGELERLFESPSLYDEFLRHLSRMGHPVPQSHVQRDWRKPYEKSPEVVEVFRRIYQDAEAHWDAYEMCEKLVDTEERFQLWRYRHMMTVMRIIGFKQGTGGSSGVGFLRKALDLRFFPELWDVRTELTPPPPRHRP
- a CDS encoding cell wall protein: MSVDKAFRDMIRNEIEVQLKPLRDVVARLEEGTADLDALRNVAERLAPLAEVVGPLFGAQIPAAAKAGRRGPGRPPAARSSVTAAPAAVGGKRRGRKPAAAGADGSRACAIIGCGKPSRTKGYCAAHYQKLRMLEKTNRRPSDWKDYADPDSVDDIKLPRGRAASKALAAAAQAGHAG
- a CDS encoding GAF domain-containing protein, whose amino-acid sequence is MNVPGKNVGAAVDRMSRALERLSAAPPVVAVLEELLCQASATLGASGAFLCWWGGTGDLSTLTTHGVDAEAATLCAQRLLAQAPGPGEPRLPRVVEDVSRDALLASEPDALLRLGATALLSQPLFFASGLGAAGVLGVLFREAWRPREEDLRRFGLSVKLAALALERERMAETLRQSVLSARAEVEESEVLRLRRFQAVTEALGGALSSDEVARVVLEQGLPAVGAGVGLVHLVEPDGTLALKAGLGVSHAQREALRVPPWRSGGVPGHGAGAPVRLETPAAARDGVSVQGAPVWLETPAEVRDVVPTLGALRALVLLPLQVEGHAFGTLCLGFSEARRFSVLERASITGLGHACGQALERARLYARERTARLQAEAAGQRLRLLADASALVSASLDWEETVAGVARLALGHFADGCAVDSYEDGVVRRLAVLYENPQSAPRGLELLRFAPQEGSPTLLAEVLASGRPWMMARPTAEPGDTRTAAARLYAAARELGVGSLILTPLVARQRTLGVLTFMRSETSAPFDIPDLSLAEELAGRAALAIDNADLFRKARAAEEESRRGAARLHVLVQVSHLIAEAGLDLSMVLEVLVRKVSEALGDACVLQLLSEDTTRLELVTVHHPNAEARAVLDASMRRCPGRVGEGLSGRVAATGKPLFVPRLQAEDLRDERVPEGMPFLQHYGPHSVIVVPLGVRGRVLGTLGVMREAQGREYSVEERALLESLAARAALAIEDARRYGAATQAVKARDELLSVAGHELKSPLNALQLQIHLLARMAREAMAVDGLAERAERAAKAGQRLGLLIDDLLDVSRLSSGRLGLKREEVDLAALTRELVGRMSEELALAGNEVRLLLDRPVSGHWDRLRLEQVLVNLLTNAAKYGAGRPVTVEVEAVGPVARLSVRDEGIGVSPEEQERIFEQFERSASVQHFKGLGLGLWITKRIVEAHGGSIRLASEPGKGSTFTVELPLPA